A section of the Paenibacillus odorifer genome encodes:
- a CDS encoding NADH:flavin oxidoreductase/NADH oxidase, whose product MKDLFTPYELKDLKLKNRVVMPPMCQYSVSNKDGIATDWHYNHYVSRAVGGTGLIIIEMTDVEPDGRITDFDLGIWSDEQIPALARIVEACHSYGAKVGIQIAHAGRKAEDAAVPVSSSNVPFDADSKTPRALTTEEVKAMVEKFRLGVKRAIQAGFDVIELHGAHGYLIHQFHSPLTNQRTDEYGKDLTLFGTEVIRAAKSEMPEGMPLIMRISAQEYVEGGYGIKESLEFSKAYKEAGADIFHISAGGEGPIAAAGKPGTHAAYQVPLAREIKYGLNVPVIAVGRLDEPVLANAVIGNEEADLVAVGRGMLRNPYWTLEAGVELQKDAGIPRQYTFGFPRING is encoded by the coding sequence ATGAAGGACTTGTTCACCCCGTATGAATTGAAGGATTTGAAGCTGAAGAACCGCGTGGTTATGCCTCCGATGTGTCAATATTCAGTGTCTAACAAAGACGGAATTGCTACGGATTGGCATTATAATCATTACGTAAGTCGCGCCGTTGGCGGAACCGGATTAATTATTATTGAAATGACGGACGTGGAGCCTGATGGACGGATTACTGATTTTGATCTTGGCATTTGGTCTGATGAGCAAATTCCTGCACTGGCCAGAATCGTTGAAGCTTGTCATTCTTATGGCGCTAAAGTAGGTATTCAAATTGCACACGCCGGACGTAAAGCAGAAGATGCAGCAGTTCCTGTATCCTCATCTAACGTTCCTTTTGACGCTGACTCCAAAACACCACGTGCATTAACAACTGAAGAAGTGAAAGCTATGGTTGAGAAATTCCGGTTGGGCGTGAAGCGGGCGATACAAGCGGGATTTGATGTTATCGAGCTTCATGGAGCGCATGGTTACCTTATTCATCAGTTCCATTCCCCTCTAACCAATCAAAGAACAGATGAATACGGCAAGGATTTAACACTATTTGGTACAGAAGTCATTCGCGCAGCAAAAAGTGAAATGCCGGAAGGAATGCCATTGATTATGCGTATCTCCGCCCAAGAATATGTTGAGGGCGGGTACGGTATCAAAGAAAGCTTGGAATTTAGTAAAGCTTACAAAGAAGCAGGCGCAGATATTTTCCATATCAGTGCAGGTGGTGAAGGTCCTATCGCAGCTGCCGGGAAACCAGGGACGCATGCAGCTTATCAGGTTCCTTTGGCTAGAGAAATCAAGTATGGCTTGAATGTTCCGGTTATTGCGGTTGGCAGATTGGATGAGCCTGTACTTGCTAATGCCGTGATTGGGAATGAGGAAGCTGATCTTGTTGCCGTGGGCCGGGGCATGTTGAGAAATCCATACTGGACGCTGGAAGCTGGGGTTGAACTTCAGAAAGATGCCGGCATTCCTAGACAGTATACTTTCGGGTTTCCAAGAATTAATGGGTAA
- a CDS encoding GNAT family N-acetyltransferase, with protein MSEAVNEKANSSDLFTIDCKDIFLREYSVEDLEEFHALTLQPEIIEFLPDWNVPKEQRLDWLINYEIKENQQFLQVISAGGDIGELRLRLGIILKVSGEFIGWCCTGIKEELPVPNREIMYAISKDHRGKGYTTQAAKGLIKYLFDNSSTDVLNTIALKHNIPSNRVIQKCGFELLDEITIEHEDYNYYRLSQQQWDEQV; from the coding sequence TTGAGCGAAGCTGTGAATGAAAAGGCCAATTCTAGTGATTTATTTACGATTGATTGTAAAGATATTTTTCTGCGGGAATATAGTGTGGAGGATTTAGAGGAGTTTCATGCGCTTACTCTACAGCCTGAAATTATTGAATTCTTGCCAGATTGGAATGTTCCTAAAGAACAACGGTTGGACTGGTTAATAAACTATGAAATAAAAGAGAACCAGCAGTTTCTTCAAGTGATCTCAGCGGGCGGAGATATCGGAGAGCTTCGTCTTCGTTTAGGCATTATTTTAAAAGTGTCCGGTGAGTTTATTGGTTGGTGTTGTACAGGAATTAAGGAGGAATTGCCCGTTCCTAACAGAGAGATTATGTATGCCATATCCAAGGATCATCGCGGTAAAGGCTACACTACTCAAGCTGCCAAGGGATTAATTAAGTATTTGTTTGATAATAGCTCTACCGATGTATTAAACACCATTGCTCTGAAACACAATATCCCGTCTAATAGAGTCATTCAAAAATGTGGTTTCGAGCTTCTTGACGAGATTACAATTGAACATGAAGACTATAATTATTACCGGCTTTCCCAGCAACAGTGGGATGAACAGGTATGA
- a CDS encoding suppressor of fused domain protein: protein MHSAQSNEKICNHIEKYIGVIDNVFKEIISGVLSIDILILDPTPERNFYTLITSGMSELPMTVPEGAEEYQYAEIMICLPPTWKLSDEAFKDERNYWPIRALKTMARFPHEYNTWLYMGHTLVNGNPAQPYSEDTGFQGMFVWVPDVKDKAGFFNLEMTREKVVHFYTLIPLYGEELDYKIKHSEEELLHKLNKIGVTDVLDPSRKNSCKKLWGLF, encoded by the coding sequence ATGCATTCTGCTCAGTCTAATGAGAAAATATGTAATCATATTGAAAAATACATAGGTGTTATTGATAATGTTTTTAAAGAAATTATTTCAGGTGTTCTGTCGATAGATATTCTAATTCTTGATCCGACGCCTGAGCGGAACTTCTATACTTTAATTACTTCTGGAATGAGCGAATTACCGATGACGGTGCCAGAAGGTGCAGAAGAATATCAATATGCTGAAATAATGATTTGTCTCCCTCCTACCTGGAAGCTGTCGGATGAGGCGTTTAAGGATGAACGGAATTATTGGCCGATTCGGGCCCTGAAAACAATGGCTAGGTTTCCGCATGAATATAATACATGGCTTTATATGGGGCATACGCTTGTGAACGGTAATCCCGCCCAGCCTTATAGTGAGGATACAGGATTTCAAGGGATGTTCGTTTGGGTTCCAGATGTAAAAGATAAAGCCGGTTTCTTTAATTTAGAAATGACCCGTGAGAAAGTGGTGCACTTTTATACGTTAATTCCGCTCTATGGGGAGGAGTTAGATTATAAAATCAAGCATAGCGAGGAAGAGTTACTACACAAGTTAAATAAGATTGGGGTTACGGATGTCTTGGATCCTTCCCGTAAAAATAGTTGTAAGAAGTTATGGGGACTCTTTTAA
- the coaA gene encoding type I pantothenate kinase produces the protein MVNNSAYTLYLREDWKKLSDFTAIQLSEEELMEVQSINEKISSEDVNEVYLPLSNLLNLQLLSAHKFNESINHFLNNDVKKGPFIIGIAGSVAVGKSTTARLLQKLLSQLPSHPKVDLVTTDGFLHPNAELEKRGIMTKKGFPESYDTRSLISFLTDVKSGVPRVQSPVYSHLTYDIVPDEYITIENPDILIVEGLNVLQTAITNNHNMPNYFVSDFFDFSIYVDADVNDIETWYIDRFIKLRDTAFQDEQSYFKKYAQLSLEESIEISKRIWKEINYVNLQQNILPTRNRADLIMHKDNNHHVDRIKLRK, from the coding sequence ATGGTGAATAATTCAGCATATACACTTTATTTACGTGAGGATTGGAAAAAACTAAGCGATTTCACCGCTATCCAATTATCAGAAGAAGAACTTATGGAAGTCCAAAGTATTAATGAAAAAATCTCCAGCGAGGATGTTAACGAGGTCTATCTTCCTCTGTCCAATCTGCTAAATCTGCAACTTCTATCTGCTCATAAATTTAATGAATCTATAAATCACTTTCTGAACAATGATGTAAAAAAAGGTCCATTTATCATAGGCATCGCGGGAAGTGTCGCTGTTGGCAAAAGCACTACGGCCAGACTCCTACAAAAACTTCTCTCACAATTACCTTCCCATCCAAAGGTGGATTTAGTTACGACTGATGGGTTTCTACATCCCAACGCAGAGCTGGAAAAGCGCGGTATAATGACGAAAAAGGGCTTTCCTGAAAGCTACGACACGCGTAGTTTAATTTCTTTTTTAACGGATGTGAAGTCTGGGGTGCCGCGGGTCCAAAGCCCTGTATACTCTCACTTAACTTATGATATTGTGCCAGATGAATATATTACGATTGAGAATCCGGATATTCTAATTGTTGAGGGCTTAAATGTTCTTCAGACTGCGATTACAAATAATCATAATATGCCTAACTATTTTGTATCTGATTTCTTTGATTTTTCTATTTATGTGGATGCTGATGTGAACGATATCGAGACATGGTACATTGATCGGTTTATTAAGCTCAGAGATACTGCCTTCCAAGATGAACAATCTTATTTCAAAAAATATGCACAGCTGTCTCTAGAGGAATCTATTGAAATCTCAAAGCGGATCTGGAAAGAAATAAACTACGTTAATTTGCAGCAAAATATTCTGCCCACCCGAAATCGTGCGGATCTTATAATGCATAAGGACAACAATCATCACGTAGATCGAATTAAGCTGCGAAAATAA
- a CDS encoding MarR family winged helix-turn-helix transcriptional regulator: MNNKMDDILNNDLITSWLTLTHIQMNVTNELEANLQAKHGLSLKEFYLLLFLSEAPEKKLKLQKLEAMVGLSQSAVSRLVSRFEAKGCGALERKACDADRRSIYTALTAIGEDKLLRAQDTFQETLLAAFPEKDVKELLDQMLRMKHQS, from the coding sequence ATGAATAATAAAATGGACGACATTCTTAACAATGACCTTATAACGAGTTGGTTGACGTTAACGCATATACAAATGAATGTGACGAATGAATTGGAAGCTAATCTACAAGCCAAACATGGCTTATCCTTAAAAGAATTTTATTTGCTGTTATTTTTATCGGAAGCGCCGGAGAAGAAACTGAAATTGCAGAAACTCGAAGCTATGGTGGGTTTAAGCCAGAGTGCAGTTTCCCGACTGGTTAGTCGGTTTGAGGCCAAAGGCTGTGGCGCTTTAGAAAGAAAAGCGTGTGATGCTGATCGCAGAAGTATCTATACTGCCTTGACTGCCATTGGCGAAGACAAGCTCCTTCGTGCACAAGATACCTTTCAAGAGACCCTGCTTGCAGCTTTTCCAGAAAAAGATGTGAAAGAGCTTTTGGATCAAATGCTTCGCATGAAGCATCAATCATGA
- a CDS encoding alpha-L-arabinofuranosidase C-terminal domain-containing protein has protein sequence MKNDNGNKFINGSLIAHYKFDNPEDVGQDFSGNGNDGTASGTKLPAIKSVAGRQAVSLAGGEHGTSYISLPNDLLKEVSDHTGITISTWMYVSKASSLWERIFDFGKGETGPYIFVTRNLRGTCFAGEDLIADPGKSFATDEWVHVSFAVTGTEGGTLSSAGPVMYVNGEVVADGMISQTSSGTYAKLRTWFATFEDQQNYSNNTIGKSQYAADVDFSGYISDFRVYKAGLTQDEVIEIMCESLTDEDIVKLAKDKYLTFPSSIITKDIELPASLMGGKVDVSWVSSDSKVISNEGVVNKGVQSAQGVTLTALLKKGASTVEKSFTVSVLPEDLPPYTLTIDGNQEILDVSQILYGLFYEDINNAADGGIYAELVQNRSFESFAFDSYSHVCGVHGASTGRNYTPLHAWSGDTEKMTVHNTGGLNDFFGIEDKDMNAHYVTVADGATINNRGFADSNQHCSMFIKEDAKYNFTIWAKAEAAGTITLQLLDKDGKAISDTAVVEVNGDGNWKKYGVDSKLVLTGSETVLGQLALTFNGEISIDMVSLIPDDVWGAGEEERSATAHANYKGNPNYRLRKDLVNALVDLHPTFLRFPGGCISEGSHIWENVYDWKESVNDIELRKENYNVWGYMMTMGLGYMEYFQLAEDLNATPLPVMACGVLCQARSDYANPAGGALRDYYVKNFTDLIDFAISMDFDNNEWAALRKKMGHEAAFDLRYLGVGNENWGTEFFANFEYFKTVIDEYMVKNYPDHELTILSTVGAQADDDAYQQGWKFLSGNLQGSEKISFTDGTSSIEETVTWYEKQKNYMDTIADEHYYRSNEYLLENADRYNYYYRAYKEDGSLDEAETSKVFVGEYASTDKNTLAGAVAEAAIMSSFENNSDVIRLAATAPLFNKVLTDGTYRWTPDCIWFDDETVWYTPNYYVQQLYAKYLGTKVVGTSFSTYRNGEKVDLIPHGGIEVAAGKSAVIVKRVKVTSNVDGSVWLDQDFTQPLNEAWKVIPGSAGYTIDPSKGLVLKAQNGGLNGLYILNDAWTNYKVEVVAEKASGEDGFYVGAGLTEISPENKDVIEYAIGYNGDATGVKVYKQGIEAYTLGDYSSSTAAGNLRASCYEELADHTEYTITVNYGGADGKHLICSYTDGKVTSKVLDYKLEAYNREVYNSVTKDDKHLYVKLVNADGVEKATKLDLKGLKVAATGKRITLTGDASLVHTPNVNRKNDEKVTPVETEIVIDKDTAVVKLAANSVNVIVLDLI, from the coding sequence ATGAAAAATGACAACGGTAACAAATTTATTAATGGTAGTCTAATTGCGCATTATAAGTTTGATAATCCAGAGGATGTAGGTCAAGATTTCTCGGGGAACGGCAATGATGGAACCGCTTCAGGTACGAAGCTGCCGGCTATTAAATCCGTAGCAGGTAGACAAGCTGTTTCGCTTGCTGGGGGAGAACATGGCACATCCTATATTTCATTACCTAACGATCTGCTTAAAGAGGTCAGTGACCATACAGGAATTACGATTTCGACCTGGATGTATGTAAGCAAAGCTTCAAGCTTATGGGAAAGAATCTTTGATTTTGGTAAAGGTGAAACAGGACCTTATATTTTCGTAACTCGCAATTTGCGGGGGACTTGTTTTGCAGGGGAAGACTTAATCGCAGATCCAGGGAAATCCTTTGCGACTGATGAATGGGTACATGTTTCCTTTGCAGTTACAGGTACAGAAGGTGGAACACTAAGCAGTGCAGGTCCTGTGATGTATGTAAATGGTGAAGTAGTTGCGGATGGAATGATCAGCCAAACCTCGAGTGGCACATATGCTAAGCTGCGTACATGGTTTGCTACTTTTGAAGATCAACAGAATTATAGCAATAATACAATCGGGAAATCCCAATACGCGGCAGATGTTGATTTTAGCGGCTATATTTCGGACTTCCGTGTATATAAAGCAGGCTTAACTCAAGATGAAGTGATTGAAATCATGTGCGAATCTTTGACGGATGAAGATATCGTAAAGCTTGCAAAAGATAAATACTTAACCTTCCCAAGCTCGATCATTACCAAAGATATTGAGTTGCCAGCTTCGCTGATGGGCGGAAAAGTTGACGTATCTTGGGTATCCAGCGATTCCAAAGTCATTTCTAATGAAGGTGTTGTGAATAAAGGAGTTCAATCTGCTCAAGGCGTAACGCTTACAGCGCTTTTGAAAAAAGGGGCTAGTACAGTAGAAAAGAGCTTCACGGTGTCTGTGCTTCCGGAAGATTTGCCACCATACACCTTAACTATTGATGGTAATCAGGAGATTTTGGATGTTAGCCAAATTCTATATGGTTTATTCTATGAGGACATTAACAACGCAGCAGACGGTGGGATCTATGCAGAGCTAGTGCAGAATCGCTCCTTCGAATCTTTTGCTTTTGACAGCTATTCGCATGTATGTGGTGTACATGGTGCTTCCACCGGAAGAAATTATACACCTCTTCACGCATGGTCTGGGGATACAGAGAAAATGACTGTCCATAATACAGGCGGATTAAACGATTTCTTCGGCATCGAAGATAAAGATATGAATGCTCATTATGTGACGGTAGCGGATGGCGCGACTATTAATAATAGAGGTTTTGCGGATTCCAATCAGCACTGCTCGATGTTTATTAAGGAAGATGCCAAGTACAACTTCACAATCTGGGCGAAGGCAGAAGCAGCAGGCACAATTACCTTGCAATTGCTCGACAAAGACGGTAAAGCCATCAGCGATACTGCAGTTGTTGAAGTAAACGGTGACGGCAACTGGAAGAAGTATGGTGTCGATTCTAAGCTAGTATTAACAGGGTCTGAAACTGTGCTTGGTCAGCTGGCGTTAACCTTTAACGGTGAGATCTCCATTGATATGGTATCCTTAATTCCTGATGACGTTTGGGGCGCTGGTGAAGAGGAACGTTCTGCTACAGCTCATGCTAACTATAAAGGAAATCCAAACTATAGATTAAGAAAAGACTTAGTGAATGCACTCGTTGATCTTCATCCTACATTCCTGCGTTTCCCTGGGGGTTGTATTTCTGAAGGTTCTCACATTTGGGAGAACGTGTACGATTGGAAAGAGTCCGTCAACGATATCGAATTGCGCAAAGAGAACTATAACGTATGGGGCTACATGATGACCATGGGTCTTGGATATATGGAGTATTTCCAATTAGCCGAGGATTTGAACGCAACACCACTTCCGGTTATGGCCTGCGGCGTACTCTGTCAAGCTCGTTCGGATTATGCGAATCCAGCTGGCGGTGCGTTAAGAGATTATTATGTGAAGAACTTTACGGATCTGATTGATTTTGCGATTAGCATGGATTTTGACAATAATGAGTGGGCTGCATTGCGTAAAAAGATGGGCCATGAAGCAGCGTTTGACCTGCGTTATTTGGGTGTGGGGAATGAAAACTGGGGTACAGAGTTTTTTGCCAACTTCGAATATTTTAAAACAGTGATTGATGAGTATATGGTGAAGAACTATCCTGATCATGAATTGACTATTCTCTCTACCGTGGGTGCACAGGCAGATGATGATGCTTACCAGCAAGGTTGGAAATTCCTAAGCGGAAATTTACAGGGCTCGGAAAAAATCAGCTTTACGGATGGTACATCGAGCATCGAAGAGACTGTTACCTGGTACGAAAAACAAAAGAACTACATGGATACCATTGCGGATGAGCATTACTACCGTTCCAATGAGTATTTGTTAGAGAATGCTGATCGTTACAACTACTATTACAGAGCCTATAAGGAAGACGGCAGCTTGGATGAGGCTGAAACTTCAAAGGTTTTTGTGGGTGAATATGCTTCCACAGATAAAAACACATTGGCAGGAGCTGTTGCTGAGGCAGCGATTATGTCCAGCTTCGAGAATAACTCTGATGTGATTAGATTGGCGGCAACGGCACCATTGTTCAACAAGGTTCTGACAGATGGCACCTATAGATGGACACCGGATTGCATCTGGTTCGATGATGAGACCGTATGGTACACACCGAACTATTATGTTCAGCAGCTGTATGCTAAATACCTGGGAACCAAAGTGGTTGGCACCTCATTTTCGACTTATCGCAACGGGGAGAAGGTAGACCTCATTCCTCATGGAGGAATTGAAGTGGCTGCCGGGAAATCAGCTGTGATCGTGAAACGGGTGAAAGTGACCTCGAATGTAGATGGCAGTGTTTGGTTGGATCAAGATTTCACGCAGCCGCTGAATGAAGCTTGGAAAGTGATTCCTGGCTCTGCCGGATATACGATTGATCCTTCCAAAGGTCTGGTATTGAAAGCGCAGAATGGCGGACTGAATGGATTGTATATCCTTAATGACGCGTGGACTAATTATAAAGTAGAGGTTGTAGCTGAAAAAGCTTCTGGCGAAGATGGCTTCTATGTAGGCGCAGGTCTGACAGAAATCTCACCGGAAAATAAAGATGTCATCGAATATGCGATTGGCTATAATGGTGATGCCACAGGAGTCAAGGTGTACAAGCAAGGGATTGAGGCTTATACTCTGGGCGATTATTCCTCTAGTACCGCTGCTGGTAACCTGAGAGCCAGTTGCTATGAAGAGCTTGCGGATCATACGGAATATACTATCACCGTTAATTATGGTGGAGCAGATGGCAAACATTTGATTTGCTCTTATACAGATGGCAAGGTAACAAGCAAAGTACTGGATTATAAGCTTGAGGCTTATAACAGAGAGGTATATAATTCCGTAACTAAAGATGATAAGCATCTTTATGTGAAGCTTGTAAATGCGGATGGTGTAGAAAAAGCAACGAAGCTTGATCTAAAAGGCTTAAAAGTAGCTGCTACTGGTAAACGGATTACCTTAACCGGAGACGCCTCGCTGGTTCACACACCTAATGTGAACAGAAAAAATGATGAGAAGGTTACACCAGTCGAAACAGAAATCGTAATTGATAAAGACACGGCAGTTGTGAAGCTAGCTGCCAATTCCGTAAATGTGATTGTTCTGGATCTGATTTAA
- a CDS encoding serine O-acetyltransferase, whose amino-acid sequence MMKSFKTDWKANLKNPQTIMALFTYRYGNWVYYRVKNGIVRKPLWLLYRIMDVLFVRILANGELHAQAQIGDALHLPHGLNGIIISPKAVLGSHATIFHQVTIGGRNNLGEPVIGDRAFIGVGSKILGPVVIGNDVNIGAMSVVVKDVPDNASAVGIPAKNILRSEPKPENTR is encoded by the coding sequence ATGATGAAATCATTCAAAACGGACTGGAAAGCAAATCTGAAAAATCCTCAAACGATTATGGCCTTGTTTACTTATCGTTATGGAAATTGGGTGTATTATCGAGTGAAGAATGGCATCGTGCGAAAACCTTTGTGGCTTTTATATCGAATAATGGATGTGCTTTTTGTCCGTATTCTTGCAAATGGAGAGCTTCACGCTCAAGCTCAAATTGGTGACGCGCTTCATTTACCGCATGGTTTAAATGGGATTATCATTAGTCCTAAAGCGGTGCTTGGAAGCCATGCTACTATTTTTCATCAAGTGACGATTGGCGGGAGAAATAACTTAGGAGAGCCTGTGATTGGAGACAGAGCTTTTATTGGAGTAGGCTCCAAGATTCTTGGACCGGTTGTCATTGGTAACGATGTTAATATCGGGGCCATGTCTGTAGTGGTAAAGGATGTGCCGGATAATGCTTCGGCAGTAGGTATTCCTGCTAAAAATATATTGCGGAGTGAACCGAAACCAGAGAATACAAGATAA
- a CDS encoding alpha/beta hydrolase family protein, with protein sequence MEVFRKVELLKDYTRTETFQEESEGRKIVISIYYPDTEGVLNKNASAMKYMELFGPCEQQARELLQDIGMNMEIINTLSTSISDRTFQSKSKRSYPVIIYSPALGLDRDMYIYNIEALAKQGFIVVTVSAAYEAMFTVCPSGGFINQSEAMRQIKATDYTDLHNLISIRKKDIQYVLDHLSTLNSMDKDVKGLFDMNKIGIIGHSIGGATALDLTMEDDRIKAAILLDASMHLYIENEEKNNTVPLLVLRQKASTLESLSNILQEKLANDFIKGQEALFQNWNGYKSFLKIRNATHMSFSDLPLFEEGETLKQRTCEIHTCLNELISKFLLEHLLDQGQGYSALISSVHKDFCEIHGSGEEIL encoded by the coding sequence ATGGAAGTTTTTCGAAAAGTTGAATTATTGAAGGATTACACACGCACGGAAACGTTCCAAGAAGAGTCAGAGGGAAGGAAAATAGTTATAAGTATTTATTATCCGGATACAGAGGGTGTATTAAATAAAAACGCATCTGCAATGAAGTATATGGAGCTTTTCGGGCCCTGTGAACAACAGGCGAGAGAGCTTCTACAAGATATTGGCATGAATATGGAAATCATAAATACATTATCTACCTCAATCAGCGATCGAACCTTTCAAAGCAAATCCAAACGCTCCTATCCAGTCATCATCTATTCACCTGCATTAGGTTTAGATAGAGATATGTATATTTATAATATAGAAGCGTTGGCCAAGCAAGGTTTCATAGTGGTAACGGTCAGTGCTGCGTACGAAGCTATGTTTACTGTTTGCCCTAGTGGTGGATTTATTAATCAATCCGAAGCCATGAGGCAAATAAAAGCTACGGATTATACCGATTTACATAACTTAATCTCCATTCGAAAAAAAGATATTCAATACGTTCTGGATCACCTGTCCACGCTTAATTCTATGGATAAAGATGTGAAGGGCTTATTTGATATGAATAAGATTGGTATTATCGGCCATTCCATCGGTGGTGCTACTGCATTAGATTTAACTATGGAAGACGATAGAATTAAAGCTGCTATTTTATTAGATGCAAGCATGCACTTATATATTGAGAATGAAGAGAAGAACAATACTGTGCCGCTTCTTGTATTAAGGCAAAAGGCCTCGACCTTAGAATCCTTAAGTAATATATTACAGGAGAAACTGGCAAATGATTTCATCAAAGGACAAGAGGCGCTTTTTCAGAATTGGAACGGATATAAATCTTTTCTAAAAATACGAAATGCTACACATATGTCATTTAGCGATCTGCCCCTTTTTGAGGAAGGAGAGACTTTAAAACAAAGAACCTGTGAAATTCATACTTGCTTAAATGAGCTTATAAGTAAGTTCCTTTTGGAACATCTTTTAGATCAGGGGCAAGGTTATTCGGCATTAATTAGTAGTGTTCATAAAGATTTTTGTGAGATCCATGGTAGTGGAGAAGAAATTCTGTAA
- a CDS encoding VOC family protein, translated as MDKKLLQSHSIFPTLNIEQTAAFYSQYLGFKAVPYLDTQEPHLCLYRDDTEIILMQSHGQKVIPNRELYGYGYDAYFITKQQEELEKEFEAAGVHIVRSLSNTDYNNKEFVIEDVDGRWIAFGIKK; from the coding sequence GTGGACAAAAAGCTCTTACAATCGCATAGTATTTTCCCTACCTTGAATATTGAGCAAACTGCTGCCTTCTACAGCCAGTACTTAGGTTTTAAAGCTGTGCCCTATTTAGATACACAAGAACCACATCTTTGTTTGTATCGCGACGATACAGAGATTATCCTTATGCAATCCCATGGACAAAAGGTCATTCCCAATCGAGAGTTGTACGGTTATGGATACGATGCCTATTTTATTACGAAGCAGCAAGAAGAGTTGGAGAAGGAGTTCGAAGCCGCCGGTGTTCATATTGTTCGTTCTTTATCAAACACCGATTATAATAACAAAGAATTTGTGATCGAAGATGTAGATGGTCGCTGGATTGCTTTTGGAATCAAAAAATAA